The proteins below come from a single Melospiza melodia melodia isolate bMelMel2 chromosome 12, bMelMel2.pri, whole genome shotgun sequence genomic window:
- the SPHKAP gene encoding A-kinase anchor protein SPHKAP isoform X2, whose translation MSRPGSGCQAAVRSNLESPLMHEVPERQGSSTDSSASSLGSSVTACKKILCSNSLLESTDYWLQNQRTPCQIGFLEDKSESSCASVCFVNLDANRDDCSDEQVKQKLISVSPSLPKLISSMNVQPPKENEIVLLSGLTAGNLQADYEVPQCPWLADVCLVQCARGDRRNSASCIIFEINKFLIGLELVQERQLQTETRVLKPEDDTNCSVSSIEEDFLTASEHLEDDNEADEYKAGHEKLNVSEASSDVKKSKGKGFENIHYRKARLPFILEGNCINKDNAAAQVSETVNVVAEDGISQPEAKSDQEILWQKELAEKGTSPFSTTNLTSGSENSALVLDDVSVTKMAKEEPRGDPTAKHSSKADGEDCAEIRKTDPPSQNEQATTGQYATNLAESVLQDAFIRLSQSRPSFSEEAAVSISVGSSCKSEDASASRSWNELPKIVIVQSPDSSENVPDWPGSAFPSLSHWAEAESSAEVSDYFEEEHSNGHDQSALEVALACAATVIGTISSPQAAEKFRREQEAAESRSGVAADEEVHAAPSQLLDCAGTEYSFPSALCGMTQVASAVAICGLGDTKEDKYPATSSGLLSAAQASAAITLHCSLAVGSSMEKLNESIAEALLKEASVILTKPNTYKNVGHFMESMNRKIIETAARPRIPRADGVIRDELAQNLSNIILRHAMEEVRKQKQLQAHLEDGSSTQDIFTETANELLFNIIYFTCKKMNDIRQLEECSPLFSEGSKAEKVTRAEGWPTLVTACETSHSPLDHSAAQPFGTSYSTSTSKDLEKVTSTCKSDIKDVNSNEVSALNSEPSGDTGHNILGAKTSPKKRYLKRTARDCYKSPNQSNNQHQKKDYRSFSDRENTLASSECRHGVQEQLSSSATINTENQAKIKCDSVLNNDVQLSLSLLGNHVLLPSQPVLQVKNSRDKYCITDFAEELAETVVSMATEIAAICLENSNGKQPWFCAWKRGNEYLVTQSLSCRTMKRKKETHTNGSVVRKHRAPRLSEIKRKTDEHPELKEKLMNRVVDESINLEDTPDSVNLFANEVAAKIMNLTELSMVDSIWQGPNHPRNRLHCERWSRAKASSCESIPEEDSDSKASFNTLGLMNSFGHSLSQTSSVSKQSSCESITDEFSRFMVNQMENEGRGFDLLLDYYAGKNANNILTSALQQVAKKNGHLNVRPSCPSKQSSTESITEEFYRYMLREIEKENKDNASCSRNSKDWCGTLLAPSLRSPFCFRQSSMPDSRSSGSRLTVNVPIKANSLDGFAHHRQDSLSVQPVSTVASAGLCKSDSCLYQRGKTDQITDMLIHETWTSSIESLMRKNKIIADEAEAQEADQFYSDSPPHVEQYAKRLAANIVESGKSLIVVQQDSFDYTSREHVESKHPQSTTQIQPKPKTEEVNLDEKKEHVKSPGSLPAGQLRDVPLIQIETDQRDEPDKDSESLTSCGPSGKRHQSKEKPPEALDGKHMVSSSPVSSSPQSRSDAEIIGETKTAEEFPAHLSSSEESTGSWSQLANDEDNPDDTSSYLQLSERSLSNGNSSTTSSLGIMDLEIYQENVPSSPMINELVEEKVFLKEQTENTEESTSELSVGTANCQKDLLVINFDLEPECPDVELRATLQWIAASELGIPTIYFKKSQENRIEKFLDVVQLVQRKSWKVGDIFQAVVQYCKLSEEGRESTPSLFDWLLELG comes from the exons GTTTGTTTTGTGAATTTAGATGCCAACAGAGATGATTGCAGCGATGAGCAAGTGAAACAG AAGCTGATCAGTGTCTCACCCAGCCTCCCCAAGCTGATCAGTTCAATGAACGTACAGCCACCGAAGGAAAATGAAATTGTCCTGCTCAGTGGATTGACAGCAGGAAACCTCCAGGCTGATTATGAGGTTCCCCAG TGTCCTTGGCTGGCAGATGTCTGCTTGGTTCAGTGTGCGAGGGGGGACAGGAGGAACAGCGCAAGCTGCATCATTTTTGAAATAAACAAGTTTCTGATTGGACTTGAGCTCGttcaggagaggcagctgcagactgAAACTCGTGTCCTAAAGCCTGAGGATGACACAAACTGCTCTGTGTCCTCAATAGAAgaagatttcctcacagcctctgAGCACCTCGAGGATGACAACGAGGCTGATGAATATAAAGCTG GTCATGAAAAATTAAATGTTTCAGAAGCATCTTCAGATGTCAAAAAAAGTAAAGGAAAGGGATTTGAAAACATTCACTATAGAAAAGCCAGGTTGCCATTCATTCTTGAAGGGAACTGCATTAATAAAGATAATGCAGCTGCTCAGGTCTCTGAAACTGTGAATGTTGTGGCTGAAGATGGCATCTCACAACCTGAAGCTAAGTCAGACCAGGAAATACTGTGGCAGAAGGAATTAGCTGAAAAAGGTACTTCACCATTTAGTACTACTAATTTGACTAGCGGCAGTGAAAACTCAGCACTTGTGTTAGATGATGTATCTGTAACCAAAATGGCCAAAGAGGAGCCTCGGGGTGACCCCACAGCGAAACACAGCAGCAAGGCAGATGGGGAAGATTGTGCAGAGATCAGGAAAACTGATCCTCCCTCCCAGAATGAGCAGGCGACCACAGGGCAGTACGCCACAAATTTAGCAGAATCTGTTCTGCAGGATGCATTCATTAGACTGTCACAGTCTCGACCCAGTTTCAGTGAGGAGGCTGCAGTCAGCATCTCTGTGGGAAGCTCCTGTAAGTCAGAAGATGCATCTGCTTCCCGATCGTGGAATGAACTCCCAAAGATTGTCATAGTGCAAAGTCCAGACAGCTCTGAGAATGTACCTGACTGGCCAGGGTCTGCCTTCCCCAGCCTGAGCCACTGGGCTGAGGCAGAAAGCTCTGCTGAAGTTTCAGATTACTTTGAGGAAGAACACTCAAATGGACATGACCAAAGTGCACTGGAAGTGGCTCTGGCTTGTGCAGCCACTGTCATTGGAACCATTTCCAGTCCCCaggctgcagaaaagttccgccGGGAGCAGGAAGCTGCAGAGTCGAGAAGTGGAGTGGCTGCTGATGAGGAGGTGCACGCAGCACCCTCACAGCTCCTCGACTGTGCTGGCACGGAATATTCATTCCCGTCTGCACTCTGTGGCATGACTCAAGTGGCAAGTGCTGTAGCCATCTGTGGCCTGGGGGACACAAAGGAGGACAAGTACCCTGCAACTTCCAGTGGACTTCTGTCCGCTGCTCAGGCCTCTGCAGCCATCACCCTGCATTGCAGCTTAGCTGTAGGAAGCAGCATGGAGAAGCTGAATGAGAGCATTGCCGAAGCGCTTCTCAAAGAGGCATCCGTAATTCTGACAAAACCCAACACATACAAAAATGTAGGGCATTTTATGGAATCCATGAACAGGAAAATTATTGAAACAGCAGCAAGACCACGTATTCCACGTGCTGATGGAGTAATCAGGGATGAACTTGCACAAAACTTATCCAATATTATTCTACGACATGCTATGGAAGAAGTTAGGAAGCAGAAACAGCTACAAGCCCATTTAGAGGATGGCTCAAGTACACAAGACATTTTCACAGAGACTGCAAACGAGTtactttttaatataatatatttcacTTGCAAGAAGATGAACGACATAAGGCAACTTGAAGAGTGTTCTCCTCTCTTTTCCGAAGGCTCAAAAGCAGAGAAAGTAACAAGAGCAGAAGGATGGCCAACACTGGTAACAGCCTGTGAAACTTCACACAGCCCCCTTGATCACTCTGCTGCTCAGCCATTTGGTACATCCTACAGCACCAGTACTAGCAAAGATCTTGAAAAGGTCACAAGCACTTGCAAGAGTGATATCAAAGATGTAAATAGCAATGAAGTTTCCGCACTGAATTCAGAACCAAGTGGAGATACAGGGCACAACATACTTGGTGCAAAAACATCTCCCAAGAAGAGATACCTGAAAAGAACTGCGCGTGACTGTTACAAATCCCCAAATCAGAGTAACAATCAGCATCAGAAGAAAGACTACAGATCATTTTCAGACAGAGAAAATACTCTTGCAAGCAGTGAATGCAGGCACGGTGTTCAAGAACAGCTGTCTTCCAGTGCCACCATAAATACAGAAAACCAAGCCAAGATTAAGTGTGATTCCGTGCTAAATAATGATGTTCAACTTAGCTTGTCTTTGTTAGGAAACCATGTGttgcttccttctcagcctgtgCTACAGGTTAAAAATTCAAGGGACAAATATTGTATAACAGACTTTGCAGAAGAATTGGCAGAAACAGTTGTCTCTATGGCAACAGAAATAGCTGCCATTTGTCTAGAAAATTCAAATGGCAAGCAACCCTGGTTCTGTGCGTGGAAGAGAGGCAATGAATATCTGGTGACCCAGAGTTTATCATGCAGAACCatgaaaaggaagaaggaaaccCATACCAACGGTTCTGTGGTTCGGAAGCACAGGGCACCTCGGCTTAGTGAGATCAAAAGAAAAACAGATGAGCATCCTGAGCTAAAGGAAAAATTGATGAATCGGGTAGTAGATGAATCTATAAACCTTGAGGACACACCAGATTCAGTCAATCTCTTTGCAAATGAAGTGGCTGCCAAGATCATGAACCTCACTGAACTCTCCATGGTTGATAGCATCTGGCAAGGTCCAAACCACCCCAGGAACAGACTGCACTGTGAAAGGTGGAGCCGAGCCAAGGCCTCAAGCTGTGAGAGCATACCAGAGGAGGACTCCGATTCCAAAGCCTCTTTCAACACCCTAGGCCTCATGAACAGCTTTGGTCACTCTCTGAGCCAGACAAGTTCTGTCTCAAAGCAGTCTAGTTGTGAAAGCATTACAGATGAATTTTCAAGATTTATGGTGAACCAGATGGAAAACGAAGGAAGAGGTTTTGACTTATTACTGGATTATTATGCaggaaaaaatgcaaacaatatctTAACTTCTGCCTTGCAACAGGTAGCCAAGAAAAATGGCCATCTTAACGTAAGACCAAGTTGCCCATCCAAACAGTCCAGCACAGAAAGTATAACAGAAGAGTTTTATAGGTATATGCTAAGAGAAAtcgaaaaggaaaataaagacaaTGCATCATGCTCTCGGAATTCAAAGGACTGGTGTGGCACTTTGCTGGCGCCCTCTCTGCGGTCACCTTTCTGCTTCAGGCAGTCATCAATGCCCGACAGTCGATCCTCAGGCTCCAGGCTCACAGTGAACGTCCCAATTAAAGCAAATTCCCTGGATGGGTTCGCCCACCACCGCCAAGATTCCCTAAGTGTCCAGCCCGTCAGTACCGTGGCTTCTGCAGGGCTCTGCAAGTCTGACTCGTGCCTGTACCAGAGAGGCAAGACTGACCAGATCACAGACATGCTGATCCACGAGACCTGGACCAGCTCCATCGAGTCCCTGATGCGCAAGAACAAAATCATCGCAGATGAGGCAGAGGCTCAAGAGGCAGACCAGTTTTACAGTGATTCTCCACCACATGTGGAACAGTATGCAAAAAGACTGGCTGCAAATATTGTTGAAAGTGGTAAAAGTTTGATTGTTGTCCAGCAGGATTCCTTTGATTATACGAGCCGAGAACACGTGGAAAGCAAACATCCCCAAAGCACAACCCAGATACAGCCCAAACCCAAAACGGAGGAGGTAAATTTGGATGAGAAAAAAGAGCATGTGAAGAGCCCTGGAAGCCTCCCTGCAGGACAGCTCAGGGACGTGCCTTTAATTCAGATAGAAACTGATCAACGAGATGAGCCAGATAAAGACTCAGAGTCCTTAACTTCATGTGGCCCATCTGGAAAGAGGCATCAGAGCAAAGAAAAGCCTCCAGAAGCTTTGGATGGGAAACACATGGTTTCCAGTTCCCCAGTAAGTAG cagccctcaGAGCAGATCGGATGCTGAAATCATCGGAGAGACCAAAACAGCTGAAGAATTTCCAGCCCATCTCAGCAGCAGTGAagagagcactggcagctggtcCCAGCTGGCCAACGATGAGGACAACCCTGATGACACCAGCAGCTACCTGCAGCTCAGCGAGCGCTCCCTGAG CAATGGCAACAGCAGTACAACTAGCAGTCTTGGCATTATGGACCTGGAAATTTATCAGGAGAACGTGCCATCTTCTCCTATGATTAA TGAATTAGTAGAAGAAAAGGTTTTCCTTAAAGAACAGACAGAAAACACTGAGG AAAGTACTTCTGAGCTTTCAGTGGGAACAGCCAACTGCCAAAAGGACCTCCTGGTGATAAACTTTGATCTGGAGCCAGAGTGCCCTGACGTGGAGCTGCGAGCCACCCTGCAGTGGATTGCTGCTTCTGAACTTGGAATTCCAACTATCTATTTTAAGAAATCTCAGGAAAACAGAATTGAAAAG TTTCTAGATGTGGTGCAGTTGGTGCAGAGGAAGTCCTGGAAGGTGGGGGATATCTTCCAAGCCGTGGTGCAGTACTGCAAGCTCAGTGAGGAGGGCAGAGAGAGCACACCCAGCCTGTTTGACTGGCTGCTTGAGCTGGGCTAA
- the SPHKAP gene encoding A-kinase anchor protein SPHKAP isoform X1, translated as MTFVTRTRQGSPVSLWSQRAPRCHIPVPTLQPEHNASNFCGRPELPQPPPLQRTAPTGCASRMSRPGSGCQAAVRSNLESPLMHEVPERQGSSTDSSASSLGSSVTACKKILCSNSLLESTDYWLQNQRTPCQIGFLEDKSESSCASVCFVNLDANRDDCSDEQVKQKLISVSPSLPKLISSMNVQPPKENEIVLLSGLTAGNLQADYEVPQCPWLADVCLVQCARGDRRNSASCIIFEINKFLIGLELVQERQLQTETRVLKPEDDTNCSVSSIEEDFLTASEHLEDDNEADEYKAGHEKLNVSEASSDVKKSKGKGFENIHYRKARLPFILEGNCINKDNAAAQVSETVNVVAEDGISQPEAKSDQEILWQKELAEKGTSPFSTTNLTSGSENSALVLDDVSVTKMAKEEPRGDPTAKHSSKADGEDCAEIRKTDPPSQNEQATTGQYATNLAESVLQDAFIRLSQSRPSFSEEAAVSISVGSSCKSEDASASRSWNELPKIVIVQSPDSSENVPDWPGSAFPSLSHWAEAESSAEVSDYFEEEHSNGHDQSALEVALACAATVIGTISSPQAAEKFRREQEAAESRSGVAADEEVHAAPSQLLDCAGTEYSFPSALCGMTQVASAVAICGLGDTKEDKYPATSSGLLSAAQASAAITLHCSLAVGSSMEKLNESIAEALLKEASVILTKPNTYKNVGHFMESMNRKIIETAARPRIPRADGVIRDELAQNLSNIILRHAMEEVRKQKQLQAHLEDGSSTQDIFTETANELLFNIIYFTCKKMNDIRQLEECSPLFSEGSKAEKVTRAEGWPTLVTACETSHSPLDHSAAQPFGTSYSTSTSKDLEKVTSTCKSDIKDVNSNEVSALNSEPSGDTGHNILGAKTSPKKRYLKRTARDCYKSPNQSNNQHQKKDYRSFSDRENTLASSECRHGVQEQLSSSATINTENQAKIKCDSVLNNDVQLSLSLLGNHVLLPSQPVLQVKNSRDKYCITDFAEELAETVVSMATEIAAICLENSNGKQPWFCAWKRGNEYLVTQSLSCRTMKRKKETHTNGSVVRKHRAPRLSEIKRKTDEHPELKEKLMNRVVDESINLEDTPDSVNLFANEVAAKIMNLTELSMVDSIWQGPNHPRNRLHCERWSRAKASSCESIPEEDSDSKASFNTLGLMNSFGHSLSQTSSVSKQSSCESITDEFSRFMVNQMENEGRGFDLLLDYYAGKNANNILTSALQQVAKKNGHLNVRPSCPSKQSSTESITEEFYRYMLREIEKENKDNASCSRNSKDWCGTLLAPSLRSPFCFRQSSMPDSRSSGSRLTVNVPIKANSLDGFAHHRQDSLSVQPVSTVASAGLCKSDSCLYQRGKTDQITDMLIHETWTSSIESLMRKNKIIADEAEAQEADQFYSDSPPHVEQYAKRLAANIVESGKSLIVVQQDSFDYTSREHVESKHPQSTTQIQPKPKTEEVNLDEKKEHVKSPGSLPAGQLRDVPLIQIETDQRDEPDKDSESLTSCGPSGKRHQSKEKPPEALDGKHMVSSSPVSSSSPQSRSDAEIIGETKTAEEFPAHLSSSEESTGSWSQLANDEDNPDDTSSYLQLSERSLSNGNSSTTSSLGIMDLEIYQENVPSSPMINELVEEKVFLKEQTENTEESTSELSVGTANCQKDLLVINFDLEPECPDVELRATLQWIAASELGIPTIYFKKSQENRIEKFLDVVQLVQRKSWKVGDIFQAVVQYCKLSEEGRESTPSLFDWLLELG; from the exons GTTTGTTTTGTGAATTTAGATGCCAACAGAGATGATTGCAGCGATGAGCAAGTGAAACAG AAGCTGATCAGTGTCTCACCCAGCCTCCCCAAGCTGATCAGTTCAATGAACGTACAGCCACCGAAGGAAAATGAAATTGTCCTGCTCAGTGGATTGACAGCAGGAAACCTCCAGGCTGATTATGAGGTTCCCCAG TGTCCTTGGCTGGCAGATGTCTGCTTGGTTCAGTGTGCGAGGGGGGACAGGAGGAACAGCGCAAGCTGCATCATTTTTGAAATAAACAAGTTTCTGATTGGACTTGAGCTCGttcaggagaggcagctgcagactgAAACTCGTGTCCTAAAGCCTGAGGATGACACAAACTGCTCTGTGTCCTCAATAGAAgaagatttcctcacagcctctgAGCACCTCGAGGATGACAACGAGGCTGATGAATATAAAGCTG GTCATGAAAAATTAAATGTTTCAGAAGCATCTTCAGATGTCAAAAAAAGTAAAGGAAAGGGATTTGAAAACATTCACTATAGAAAAGCCAGGTTGCCATTCATTCTTGAAGGGAACTGCATTAATAAAGATAATGCAGCTGCTCAGGTCTCTGAAACTGTGAATGTTGTGGCTGAAGATGGCATCTCACAACCTGAAGCTAAGTCAGACCAGGAAATACTGTGGCAGAAGGAATTAGCTGAAAAAGGTACTTCACCATTTAGTACTACTAATTTGACTAGCGGCAGTGAAAACTCAGCACTTGTGTTAGATGATGTATCTGTAACCAAAATGGCCAAAGAGGAGCCTCGGGGTGACCCCACAGCGAAACACAGCAGCAAGGCAGATGGGGAAGATTGTGCAGAGATCAGGAAAACTGATCCTCCCTCCCAGAATGAGCAGGCGACCACAGGGCAGTACGCCACAAATTTAGCAGAATCTGTTCTGCAGGATGCATTCATTAGACTGTCACAGTCTCGACCCAGTTTCAGTGAGGAGGCTGCAGTCAGCATCTCTGTGGGAAGCTCCTGTAAGTCAGAAGATGCATCTGCTTCCCGATCGTGGAATGAACTCCCAAAGATTGTCATAGTGCAAAGTCCAGACAGCTCTGAGAATGTACCTGACTGGCCAGGGTCTGCCTTCCCCAGCCTGAGCCACTGGGCTGAGGCAGAAAGCTCTGCTGAAGTTTCAGATTACTTTGAGGAAGAACACTCAAATGGACATGACCAAAGTGCACTGGAAGTGGCTCTGGCTTGTGCAGCCACTGTCATTGGAACCATTTCCAGTCCCCaggctgcagaaaagttccgccGGGAGCAGGAAGCTGCAGAGTCGAGAAGTGGAGTGGCTGCTGATGAGGAGGTGCACGCAGCACCCTCACAGCTCCTCGACTGTGCTGGCACGGAATATTCATTCCCGTCTGCACTCTGTGGCATGACTCAAGTGGCAAGTGCTGTAGCCATCTGTGGCCTGGGGGACACAAAGGAGGACAAGTACCCTGCAACTTCCAGTGGACTTCTGTCCGCTGCTCAGGCCTCTGCAGCCATCACCCTGCATTGCAGCTTAGCTGTAGGAAGCAGCATGGAGAAGCTGAATGAGAGCATTGCCGAAGCGCTTCTCAAAGAGGCATCCGTAATTCTGACAAAACCCAACACATACAAAAATGTAGGGCATTTTATGGAATCCATGAACAGGAAAATTATTGAAACAGCAGCAAGACCACGTATTCCACGTGCTGATGGAGTAATCAGGGATGAACTTGCACAAAACTTATCCAATATTATTCTACGACATGCTATGGAAGAAGTTAGGAAGCAGAAACAGCTACAAGCCCATTTAGAGGATGGCTCAAGTACACAAGACATTTTCACAGAGACTGCAAACGAGTtactttttaatataatatatttcacTTGCAAGAAGATGAACGACATAAGGCAACTTGAAGAGTGTTCTCCTCTCTTTTCCGAAGGCTCAAAAGCAGAGAAAGTAACAAGAGCAGAAGGATGGCCAACACTGGTAACAGCCTGTGAAACTTCACACAGCCCCCTTGATCACTCTGCTGCTCAGCCATTTGGTACATCCTACAGCACCAGTACTAGCAAAGATCTTGAAAAGGTCACAAGCACTTGCAAGAGTGATATCAAAGATGTAAATAGCAATGAAGTTTCCGCACTGAATTCAGAACCAAGTGGAGATACAGGGCACAACATACTTGGTGCAAAAACATCTCCCAAGAAGAGATACCTGAAAAGAACTGCGCGTGACTGTTACAAATCCCCAAATCAGAGTAACAATCAGCATCAGAAGAAAGACTACAGATCATTTTCAGACAGAGAAAATACTCTTGCAAGCAGTGAATGCAGGCACGGTGTTCAAGAACAGCTGTCTTCCAGTGCCACCATAAATACAGAAAACCAAGCCAAGATTAAGTGTGATTCCGTGCTAAATAATGATGTTCAACTTAGCTTGTCTTTGTTAGGAAACCATGTGttgcttccttctcagcctgtgCTACAGGTTAAAAATTCAAGGGACAAATATTGTATAACAGACTTTGCAGAAGAATTGGCAGAAACAGTTGTCTCTATGGCAACAGAAATAGCTGCCATTTGTCTAGAAAATTCAAATGGCAAGCAACCCTGGTTCTGTGCGTGGAAGAGAGGCAATGAATATCTGGTGACCCAGAGTTTATCATGCAGAACCatgaaaaggaagaaggaaaccCATACCAACGGTTCTGTGGTTCGGAAGCACAGGGCACCTCGGCTTAGTGAGATCAAAAGAAAAACAGATGAGCATCCTGAGCTAAAGGAAAAATTGATGAATCGGGTAGTAGATGAATCTATAAACCTTGAGGACACACCAGATTCAGTCAATCTCTTTGCAAATGAAGTGGCTGCCAAGATCATGAACCTCACTGAACTCTCCATGGTTGATAGCATCTGGCAAGGTCCAAACCACCCCAGGAACAGACTGCACTGTGAAAGGTGGAGCCGAGCCAAGGCCTCAAGCTGTGAGAGCATACCAGAGGAGGACTCCGATTCCAAAGCCTCTTTCAACACCCTAGGCCTCATGAACAGCTTTGGTCACTCTCTGAGCCAGACAAGTTCTGTCTCAAAGCAGTCTAGTTGTGAAAGCATTACAGATGAATTTTCAAGATTTATGGTGAACCAGATGGAAAACGAAGGAAGAGGTTTTGACTTATTACTGGATTATTATGCaggaaaaaatgcaaacaatatctTAACTTCTGCCTTGCAACAGGTAGCCAAGAAAAATGGCCATCTTAACGTAAGACCAAGTTGCCCATCCAAACAGTCCAGCACAGAAAGTATAACAGAAGAGTTTTATAGGTATATGCTAAGAGAAAtcgaaaaggaaaataaagacaaTGCATCATGCTCTCGGAATTCAAAGGACTGGTGTGGCACTTTGCTGGCGCCCTCTCTGCGGTCACCTTTCTGCTTCAGGCAGTCATCAATGCCCGACAGTCGATCCTCAGGCTCCAGGCTCACAGTGAACGTCCCAATTAAAGCAAATTCCCTGGATGGGTTCGCCCACCACCGCCAAGATTCCCTAAGTGTCCAGCCCGTCAGTACCGTGGCTTCTGCAGGGCTCTGCAAGTCTGACTCGTGCCTGTACCAGAGAGGCAAGACTGACCAGATCACAGACATGCTGATCCACGAGACCTGGACCAGCTCCATCGAGTCCCTGATGCGCAAGAACAAAATCATCGCAGATGAGGCAGAGGCTCAAGAGGCAGACCAGTTTTACAGTGATTCTCCACCACATGTGGAACAGTATGCAAAAAGACTGGCTGCAAATATTGTTGAAAGTGGTAAAAGTTTGATTGTTGTCCAGCAGGATTCCTTTGATTATACGAGCCGAGAACACGTGGAAAGCAAACATCCCCAAAGCACAACCCAGATACAGCCCAAACCCAAAACGGAGGAGGTAAATTTGGATGAGAAAAAAGAGCATGTGAAGAGCCCTGGAAGCCTCCCTGCAGGACAGCTCAGGGACGTGCCTTTAATTCAGATAGAAACTGATCAACGAGATGAGCCAGATAAAGACTCAGAGTCCTTAACTTCATGTGGCCCATCTGGAAAGAGGCATCAGAGCAAAGAAAAGCCTCCAGAAGCTTTGGATGGGAAACACATGGTTTCCAGTTCCCCAGTAAGTAG cagcagccctcaGAGCAGATCGGATGCTGAAATCATCGGAGAGACCAAAACAGCTGAAGAATTTCCAGCCCATCTCAGCAGCAGTGAagagagcactggcagctggtcCCAGCTGGCCAACGATGAGGACAACCCTGATGACACCAGCAGCTACCTGCAGCTCAGCGAGCGCTCCCTGAG CAATGGCAACAGCAGTACAACTAGCAGTCTTGGCATTATGGACCTGGAAATTTATCAGGAGAACGTGCCATCTTCTCCTATGATTAA TGAATTAGTAGAAGAAAAGGTTTTCCTTAAAGAACAGACAGAAAACACTGAGG AAAGTACTTCTGAGCTTTCAGTGGGAACAGCCAACTGCCAAAAGGACCTCCTGGTGATAAACTTTGATCTGGAGCCAGAGTGCCCTGACGTGGAGCTGCGAGCCACCCTGCAGTGGATTGCTGCTTCTGAACTTGGAATTCCAACTATCTATTTTAAGAAATCTCAGGAAAACAGAATTGAAAAG TTTCTAGATGTGGTGCAGTTGGTGCAGAGGAAGTCCTGGAAGGTGGGGGATATCTTCCAAGCCGTGGTGCAGTACTGCAAGCTCAGTGAGGAGGGCAGAGAGAGCACACCCAGCCTGTTTGACTGGCTGCTTGAGCTGGGCTAA